From Procambarus clarkii isolate CNS0578487 unplaced genomic scaffold, FALCON_Pclarkii_2.0 HiC_scaffold_116, whole genome shotgun sequence, a single genomic window includes:
- the LOC123751199 gene encoding uncharacterized protein, whose translation MITISDDSPEDDPDMLAPRTTPSRTPFYSFTSRVGLGDLIRSAGGIGLSDQTNKPRLAGASHLRSGSTPADRGVGTSDASPGVGSSDTSPRADSTNKQLRAGAGNTPLRAGPGSARTYTTGANPSDDSQTAIVVETGPGVGASDVRPGTHYTRKPGGVGAGNSPLRAGNTPLRAGKTPLRAGKTPLRAGPGSTKISTTRADPSDDSQTATGQVTVLGVGVSDERDFWDSPVSQRPRNRRYTFRRVQNESDSSNDGQDALTMSQEINGLLNHVRNGTPGGINDQNNTQRPPNRGSPAPGEENNANRAAPDTPSADQQPQRQGTTLIIWFPLPRHFKCTETACPHVHSGKSWTCQRVSLVRHLSGGHNIKIGRTRYKCAGCRKTLGQRPSTHSCARLQGIMAARQDDSVQLAFPCNRPNCDFSCNSVIGKMSHELYHVRRTGPERRNDNQQDPEGREPPRTQAPDPAPHRPDTLPPPPTNPILDPTPPPPASPIPLSPVPSPTPSPPPILPPLQHPQPHRPPPPLSPIVIQVPFPQHPSPIHPDPTGREDEDRASPEASGEDDNEDHVGDVSQILDNGDEAVRLDQEPGEADQQELQPDEATQDWALEPFYAPLLALLRSPDWGEFSSLLNEITEAVQAHCNIRVDESRPAPPAIDVNNCKAIQRLYRRNRRRAVRLITSGESRRCEIPCETIERHFSEVLAAQPPIEDPATLQSIPEAQEDRAEINLDPIREGEVGVRLMRAENSAPGNDRITYRHWKQADPDCKVIAAIFNICLQQKKIPQDWKTSRTILIPKDGDPHDINNWRPIALCRTIYKLYTGVLAARLRRWIEQNQALCSAQKGFMASDGVLEHNYIIQHYLDEARDSNKEICIASLDLTNAFGSVPLELIDASLTRMGVGADFVTVIQGITRGNSTKIQTASGETNDIPADCGVRQGCPISGLLFNIAIEPIVRSIINTGLQEDPGLKHPCLAYADDITLLSRTAEGLQNLINITSAACEELHLKLNPRKCSSMHMSGRQPRGMRNSIFTIGESQICSRRDGEETKFLGRPVGFHLLPNANAIDEFKQLGVAIMSSKLAPWQRIDALKSFVFPTTVFAMRTWQLRKGDWQELDDRLRPLIKETLYLPQRATNGYLYGKSAAGSCGIPLAAEDSDIFVIDSAFKLLTTPDLETRNIARDDCKRVTSRRIRQEATLENVCQYLSKDVLEQRPSGHETLWSRARNSSGRLNTKWSTDGDALEVCCGERTMTHKERRLVARNIRNHHRSLRDDDLRSKPDQGKVMEQVGRERASSAFIRDGAFTTFADWRFIHRARLNLLPLNGARRFNTNGDQRCRRCRHQNETLPHVINHCLRLSNAMIQRHNALVDRILKASEGRHWKIISTNRQVPGTNNVLRPDIVLEKNGEVMLIDVTCPFENGPDAFAEARLGKEEKYAELAATMRRTYRQVTVYAFIVGSLGSYDPKNDKPMNRLASRRYQRLFRRLCVSDTIRWSRMMYIEHITGARQY comes from the coding sequence ATGATCACCATCAGCGATGACAGCCCCGAGGACGACCCGGATATGTTGGCTCCAAGGACGACCCCATCTAGGACGCCGTTCTACAGCTTTACATCGAGGGTCGGCCTAGGCGACTTAATCAGATCAGCTGGCGGAATCGGCTTAAGCGACCAGACCAATAAGCCCAGATTGGCGGGCGCTTCACACCTGAGGTCCGGCTCGACGCCCGCGGATCGGGGGGTCGGCACCAGCGACGCAAGCCCCGGGGTCGGCTCCAGCGACACTAGCCCTAGGGCTGACTCCACCAACAAACAATTAAGGGCTGGAGCAGGCAATACACCCCTGAGGGCAGGCCCTGGCAGTGCCAGGACATACACCACTGGGGCCAACCCCAGCGACGACTCCCAGACAGCCATAGTTGTGGAAACTGGACCAGGGGTCGGCGCCAGCGACGTTCGCCCAGGAACACACTACACACGAAAACCCGGTGGTGTTGGGGCCGGCAATTCACCCCTGAGGGCCGGCAATACACCCCTGAGGGCCGGCAAGACACCCCTGAGGGCCGGCAAGACACCCCTGAGGGCCGGCCCTGGCTCCACCAAGATTTCCACCACTAGGGCCGACCCCAGCGACGACTCCCAGACAGCCACAGGCCAGGTGACGGTTTTAGGGGTCGGCGTCAGCGACGAACGGGACTTCTGGGATAGCCCTGTCTCCCAAAGACCCCGGAACAGGCGCTATACATTCAGGAGGGTACAGAATGAATCCGACAGCAGCAATGACGGCCAGGATGCCCTAACAATGAGCCAGGAGATCAACGGGCTCCTGAACCACGTAAGGAACGGAACCCCTGGAGGAATAAACGATCAGAATAATACACAAAGACCCCCCAACCGTGGGTCCCCTGCCCCTGGAGAAGAGAACAACGCGAACAGGGCAGCCCCAGACACCCCAAGTGCGGACCAACAGCCACAAAGACAGGGAACAACCCTCATCATTTGGTTCCCACTTCCAAGACACTTCAAGTGCACCGAGACCGCCTGCCCTCACGTCCACTCAGGGAAATCATGGACGTGTCAAAGAGTTTCCCTAGTGAGACACCTGAGTGGTGGCCACAACATTAAGATCGGGCGAACAAGATACAAGTGTGCAGGGTGCAGAAAAACATTGGGACAAAGACCGTCCACCCACTCATGTGCTCGGCTTCAAGGTATTATGGCAGCAAGACAAGATGACAGCGTCCAGTTAGCGTTCCCATGTAACAGACCGAATTGCGACTTTTCATGCAATTCAGTCATAGGGAAAATGAGTCATGAACTGTACCACGTGAGACGAACAGGCCCGGAACGACGGAACGACAACCAACAGGACCCAGAAGGAAGGGAGCCACCCCGCACCCAAGCACCTGACCCAGCACCTCACCGCCCTGACACcctaccccccccacccaccaaccccatccttgaccccacaccaccaccacccgcatcACCTATTCCTTTATCCCCagtaccatcccccaccccctcacccccaccaatcCTACCCCCTCTCCAGCACCCACAGCCTCACCGACCACCCCCCCCTCTATCACCCATTGTGATACAGGTTCCTTTCCCCCAACACCCCTCTCCTATCCACCCCGACCCCACAGGGCGTGAGGACGAAGACCGGGCCTCCCCAGAGGCGAGCGGCGAGGACGACAATGAAGACCACGTGGGTGATGTGTCTCAAATACTTGACAACGGTGATGAAGCGGTACGGCTAGATCAAGAACCAGGCGAGGCCGACCAACAAGAACTGCAACCAGATGAGGCGACCCAAGACTGGGCACTTGAACCCTTCTACGCTCCCCTACTGGCACTGCTACGCTCCCCGGACTGGGGCGAGTTCTCGAGCCTCCTGAACGAAATTACAGAAGCGGTCCAAGCCCACTGCAACATCCGGGTAGACGAGAGTAGACCAGCCCCCCCAGCCATCGATGTCAACAACTGCAAGGCGATCCAACGCCTTTACAGAAGGAACAGACGAAGGGCAGTGAGGCtgatcacatcaggagaaagtcgCCGCTGTGAGATCCCCTGTGAGACCATAGAGAGGCATTTCTCAGAGGTCCTAGCCGCTCAACCACCAATAGAAGACCCAGCCACACTCCAGTCCATACCGGAAGCACAGGAAGATCGCGCTGAAATTAATCTGGACCCAATTAGAGAAGGGGAAGTGGGGGTTAGGCTGATGAGAGCTGAAAACAGCGCCCCTGGGAATGACAGAATCACCTACAGACACTGGAAACAGGCTGACCCTGACTGTAAGGTGATAGCGGCGATATTCAACATCTGCCTGCAACAGAAAAAGATCCCCCAGGACTGGAAAACGTCAAGAACCATCCTCATTCCCAAGGATGGTGACCCACACGACATCAATAATTGGCGGCCCATTGCTCTGTGTAGGACAATCTACAAGTTATACACAGGAGTTCTGGCCGCAAGACTGAGGAGATGGATTGAGCAAAATCAGGCCCTGTGCTCTGCGCAAAAAGGATTTATGGCATCAGACGGGGTCCTTGAGCACAATTACATCATCCAGCACTACCTTGACGAGGCACGAGACAGCAACAAAGAGATTTGCATTGCGTCACTTGACCTCACAAACGCCTTTGGTTCCGTGCCATTAGAACTCATCGACGCCTCCCTCACACGGATGGGCGTGGGAGCAGACTTTGTCACGGTGATCCAGGGCATTACAAGAGGAAATTCCACCAAGATTCAAACGGCGAGTGGTGAAACAAATGATATCCCAGCTGATTGCGGGGTCAGACAAGGATGCCCCATCAGTGGCTTATTATTCAACATCGCCATTGAACCTATAGTGAGGTCCATCATTAACACCGGACTACAAGAAGACCCAGGTCTCAAGCATCCCTGCCTTGCCTACGCAGATGACATAACCCTGCTCTCCAGGACAGCGGAAGGCCTACagaacctcatcaacatcacctctgcaGCCTGTGAAGAGTTGCATCTAAAACTCAACCCAAGGAAATGCTCGTCAATGCACATGTCTGGACGACAACCAAGGGGAATGCGAAACTCCATATTTACAATAGGGGAATCGCAGATTTGCAGCAGACGAGATGGGGAGGAAACCAAATTCCTAGGTAGACCGGTAGGTTTCCACCTCCTCCCGAACGCAAACGCAATCGATGAGTTCAAGCAACTAGGCGTAGCCATAATGTCAAGTAAATTGGCTCCCTGGCAGAGGATCGATGCCCTGAAGTCCTTCGTCTTCCCAACAACGGTGTTCGCCATGAGAACTTGGCAACTGAGAAAGGGAGACTGGCAGGAACTTGATGACCGTTTAAGACCACTAATAAAAGAAACTCTATACCTGCCACAGCGGGCAACCAATGGCTACCTGTATGGAAAGAGTGCAGCAGGCTCGTGCGGCATACCCCTCGCCGCAGAAGACtctgacatattcgtcatagacTCCGCGTTCAAACTTCTCACCACGCCGGATCTAGAAACGAGGAATATTGCCAGGGACGACTGCAAGAGAGTAACGTCGCGAAGAATTCGCCAAGAAGCAACTCTGGAAAATGTATGCCAGTATCTCTCGAAAGACGTCTTGGAACAAAGACCCTCTGGACATGAGACGCTCTGGTCAAGAGCCCGCAACTCGTCAGGAAGGTTGAACACCAAGTGGTCTACAGACGGAGATGCATTGGAAGTCTGTTGTGGGGAAAGAACTATGACTCACAAAGAAAGAAGGTTGGTCGCAAGGAACATCAGAAACCATCACAGAAGCCTTCGCGACGACGACCTGAGAAGTAAACCAGACCAGGGGAAAGTAATGGAACAAGTTGGGAGGGAGAGGGCTTCGTCTGCATTTATTAGGGACGGGGCTTTTACAACCTTTGCTGACTGGCGTTTCATTCACAGGGCACGACTGAATCTTCTACCCCTAAATGGAGCCCGCCGGTTCAACACCAACGGAGACCAACGGTGTAGGAGATGTCGGCACCAGAACGAGACGCTACCCCACGTCATCAACCATTGCCTGAGGCTGTCAAATGCGATGATCCAGCGACACAACGCGTTGGTCGATCGTATCCTGAAGGCCTCAGAAGGAAGACACTGGAAGATCATATCCACTAACCGGCAAGTCCCAGGAACAAACAATGTACTAAGACCAGACATTGTTCTAGAAAAGAACGGAGAGGTGATGCTGATTGACGTCACTTGCCCCTTCGAAAACGGACCAGACGCCTTTGCAGAAGCTAGACTAGGCAAAGAAGAAAAGTATGCAGAGCTAGCAGCGACAATGAGACGGACCTACAGGCAGGTCACTGTATATGCCTTCATTGTAGGATCACTCGGGTCATACGACCCTAAGAACGACAAACCAATGAACAGGCTGGCCTCTAGAAGATATCAGAGGCTGTTCAGGAGGCTATGCGTGAGCGACACCATCCGGTGGTCACGGATGATGTACATAGAGCACATCACAGGCGCTCGACAATACTAG
- the LOC138360631 gene encoding uncharacterized protein, with protein sequence MITISDDSPEDDPDMLAPRTTPSRTPFYSFTSRVGLGDLIRSAGGIGLSDQTNKPRLAGASHLRSGSTPADRGVGTSDASPGVGSSDTSPRADSTNKHLRAGAGNTPLRAGPGSARTYTTGANPSDDSQTAIVVETGPGVGASDVRPGTHYTRKPGGVGAGNSPLRAGNTPLRAGKTPLRAGKTPLRAGPGSTKISTTRADPSDDSQTATGQVTVLGVGVSDERDFWDSPVSQRPRNRRYTFRRVQNESDSSNDSQDALTMSQEINGLLNHVRNGTPGGINDQNNTQRPPNRGSPAPGEENNANRAAPDTPSADQQPQRQGTTLIIWFPLPRHFKCTETACPHVHSGKSWTCQRVSLVRHLSGGHNIKIGRTRYKCAGCRKTLGQRPSTHSCARLQGIMAARQDDSVQLAFPCNRPNCDFSCNSVIGKMSHELYHVRRTGPERRNDNQQDPEGREPPRTQAPDPAPHRPDTLPPPPTNPILEPTPPPPASPIPLSPVPSPTPSPPPILPPLQHPQPHRPPPPLSPIVIQVPFPQHPSPIHPDPTGREDEDRASPEASGEDDNEDHVGDVSQILDNGDEAVRLDQEPDEADQQELQPDEATQDWALEPFYAPLLALLRSPDWGEFSSLLNEITEAVQAHCNIRVDESRPAPPAIDVNNCKAIQRLYRRNRRRAVRLITSGESRRCEIPCETIERHFSEVLAAQPPIEDPATLQSIPEAQEDRAEINLDPIREGEVGVRLMRAENSAPGNDRITYRHWKQADPDCKVIAAIFNICLQQKKIPQDWKTSRTILIPKDGDPHDINNWRPIALCRTIYKLYTGVLAARLRRWIEQNQALCSAQKGFMASDGVLEHNYIIQHYLDEARDSNKEICIASLDLTNAFGSVPLELIDASLTRMGVGADFVTVIQGITRGNSTKIQTASGETNDIPADCGVRQGCPISGLLFNIAIEPIVRSIINTGLQEDPGLKHPCLAYADDITLLSRTAEGLQNLINITSAACEELHLKLNPRKCSSMHMSGRQPRGMRNSIFTIGESQICSRRDGEETKFLGRPVGFHLLPNANAIDEFKQLGVAIMSSKLAPWQRIDALKSFVFPTTVFAMRTWQLRKGDWQELDDRLRPLIKETLYLPQRATNGYLYGKSAAGSCGIPLAAEDSDIFVIDSAFKLLTTPDLETRNIARDDCKRVTSRRIRQEATLENVCQYLSKDDLEQRPSGHETLWSRARNSSGRLNTKWSTDGDALEVCCGERTMTHKERRLVARNIRNHHRSLRDDDLRSKPDQGKVMEQVGRERASSAFIRDGAFTTFADWRFIHRARLNLLPLNGARRFNTNGDQRCRRCRHQNETLPHVINHCLRLSNAMIQRHNALVDRILKASEGRHWKIISTNRQVPGTNNVLRPDIVLEKNGEVMLIDVTCPFENGPDAFAEARLGKEEKYAELAATMRRTYRQVTVYAFIVGSLGSYDPKNDKPMNRLASRRYQRLFRRLCVSDTIRWSRMMYIEHITGARQY encoded by the coding sequence ATGATCACCATCAGCGATGACAGCCCCGAGGACGACCCGGATATGTTGGCTCCAAGGACGACCCCATCTAGGACGCCGTTCTACAGTTTTACATCGAGGGTCGGCCTAGGCGACTTAATCAGATCAGCTGGCGGAATCGGCTTAAGCGACCAGACCAATAAGCCCAGATTGGCGGGCGCTTCACACCTGAGGTCCGGCTCGACGCCCGCGGATCGGGGGGTCGGCACCAGCGACGCAAGCCCCGGGGTCGGCTCCAGCGACACTAGCCCTAGGGCTGACTCCACCAACAAACATTTAAGGGCTGGAGCAGGCAATACACCCCTGAGGGCAGGCCCTGGCAGTGCCAGGACATACACCACTGGGGCCAACCCCAGCGACGACTCCCAGACAGCCATAGTTGTGGAAACTGGACCAGGGGTCGGCGCCAGCGACGTTCGCCCAGGAACACACTACACACGAAAACCCGGTGGTGTTGGGGCCGGAAATTCACCCCTGAGGGCCGGCAATACACCCCTGAGGGCCGGCAAGACACCCCTGAGGGCCGGCAAGACACCCCTGAGGGCCGGCCCTGGCTCCACCAAGATTTCCACCACTAGGGCCGACCCCAGCGACGACTCCCAGACAGCCACAGGCCAGGTGACGGTTTTAGGGGTCGGCGTCAGCGACGAACGGGACTTCTGGGATAGCCCTGTCTCCCAAAGACCCCGGAACAGGCGCTATACATTCAGGAGGGTACAGAATGAATCCGACAGCAGCAATGACAGCCAGGATGCCCTAACAATGAGCCAGGAGATCAACGGGCTCCTGAACCACGTGAGGAACGGAACCCCTGGAGGAATAAACGATCAGAATAACACACAAAGACCCCCCAACCGTGGGTCCCCTGCCCCTGGAGAAGAGAACAACGCGAACAGGGCAGCCCCAGACACCCCAAGTGCGGACCAACAGCCACAAAGACAGGGAACAACCCTCATCATTTGGTTCCCACTTCCAAGACACTTCAAGTGCACCGAGACCGCCTGCCCTCACGTCCACTCAGGGAAATCATGGACGTGTCAAAGAGTTTCCCTAGTGAGACACCTGAGTGGTGGCCACAACATTAAGATCGGGCGAACAAGATACAAGTGTGCAGGGTGCAGAAAAACGTTGGGACAAAGACCGTCCACCCACTCATGTGCTCGGCTTCAAGGTATTATGGCAGCAAGACAAGATGACAGCGTCCAGTTAGCGTTCCCATGTAACAGACCGAATTGCGACTTTTCATGCAATTCAGTCATAGGGAAAATGAGTCATGAACTGTACCACGTGAGACGAACAGGCCCGGAACGACGGAACGACAACCAACAGGACCCAGAAGGAAGGGAGCCACCCCGCACCCAAGCACCTGACCCAGCACCTCACCGCCCTGACACcctaccccccccacccaccaaccccatccttgaacccacaccaccaccacccgcatcACCTATTCCTTTATCCCCagtaccatcccccaccccctcacccccaccaatcCTACCCCCTCTCCAGCACCCACAGCCTCACCGACCACCCCCCCCTCTATCACCCATTGTGATACAGGTTCCTTTCCCCCAACACCCCTCTCCTATCCACCCTGACCCCACAGGGCGTGAGGACGAAGACCGGGCCTCCCCAGAGGCGAGCGGCGAGGACGACAATGAAGACCACGTGGGTGATGTGTCTCAAATACTTGACAACGGTGATGAAGCGGTACGGCTAGATCAAGAACCAGACGAGGCCGACCAACAAGAACTGCAACCAGATGAGGCGACCCAAGACTGGGCACTTGAACCCTTCTACGCTCCCCTACTGGCACTGCTACGCTCCCCGGACTGGGGCGAGTTCTCGAGCCTCCTGAACGAAATTACAGAAGCGGTCCAAGCCCACTGCAACATCCGGGTAGACGAGAGTAGACCAGCCCCCCCGGCCATCGATGTCAACAACTGCAAGGCGATCCAACGCCTTTACAGAAGGAACAGACGAAGGGCAGTGAGGCtgatcacatcaggagaaagtcgCCGCTGTGAGATCCCCTGTGAGACCATAGAGAGGCATTTCTCAGAGGTCCTAGCCGCTCAACCACCAATAGAAGACCCAGCCACACTCCAGTCCATACCGGAAGCACAGGAAGATCGCGCTGAAATTAATCTGGACCCAATTAGAGAAGGGGAAGTGGGGGTTAGGCTGATGAGAGCTGAAAACAGCGCCCCTGGGAATGACAGAATCACCTACAGACACTGGAAACAGGCTGACCCTGACTGTAAGGTGATAGCGGCGATATTCAACATCTGCCTGCAACAGAAAAAGATCCCCCAGGACTGGAAAACGTCAAGAACCATCCTCATTCCCAAGGATGGTGACCCACACGACATCAATAATTGGCGGCCCATTGCTCTGTGTAGGACAATCTACAAGTTATACACAGGAGTTCTGGCCGCAAGACTGAGGAGATGGATTGAGCAAAATCAGGCCCTGTGCTCTGCGCAAAAAGGATTTATGGCATCAGACGGGGTCCTTGAGCACAATTACATCATCCAGCACTACCTTGACGAGGCACGAGACAGCAACAAAGAGATTTGCATTGCGTCACTTGACCTCACAAACGCCTTTGGTTCCGTGCCATTAGAACTCATCGACGCCTCCCTCACACGGATGGGCGTGGGAGCAGACTTTGTCACGGTGATCCAGGGCATTACAAGAGGAAATTCCACCAAGATTCAAACGGCGAGTGGTGAAACAAATGATATCCCAGCTGATTGCGGGGTCAGACAAGGATGCCCCATCAGTGGCTTATTATTCAACATCGCCATTGAACCTATAGTGAGGTCCATCATCAACACCGGACTACAAGAAGACCCAGGTCTCAAGCATCCCTGCCTTGCCTACGCAGATGACATAACCCTGCTCTCCAGGACAGCGGAAGGCCTACagaacctcatcaacatcacctctgcaGCCTGTGAAGAGTTGCATCTAAAACTCAACCCAAGGAAATGCTCGTCAATGCACATGTCTGGACGACAACCAAGGGGAATGCGAAACTCCATATTTACAATAGGGGAATCGCAGATTTGCAGCAGACGAGATGGGGAGGAAACCAAATTCCTAGGTAGACCGGTAGGTTTCCACCTCCTCCCGAACGCAAACGCAATCGATGAGTTCAAGCAACTAGGCGTAGCCATAATGTCAAGTAAATTGGCTCCCTGGCAGAGGATCGATGCCCTGAAGTCCTTCGTCTTCCCAACAACGGTGTTCGCCATGAGAACTTGGCAACTGAGAAAGGGAGACTGGCAGGAACTTGATGACCGTTTAAGACCATTAATAAAAGAAACTCTATACCTGCCACAGCGGGCAACCAATGGCTACCTGTATGGAAAGAGTGCAGCAGGCTCGTGCGGCATACCCCTCGCCGCAGAAGACTCCGACATATTCGTCATAGACTCCGCATTCAAACTTCTCACCACGCCGGATCTAGAAACGAGGAATATTGCCAGGGACGACTGCAAGAGAGTAACGTCGCGAAGAATTCGCCAAGAAGCAACTCTGGAAAATGTATGCCAGTATCTCTCAAAAGACGACTTGGAACAAAGACCCTCTGGACATGAGACGCTCTGGTCAAGAGCCCGCAACTCGTCAGGAAGGTTGAACACCAAGTGGTCTACAGACGGAGATGCATTGGAAGTCTGTTGTGGGGAAAGAACTATGACTCACAAAGAAAGAAGGTTGGTCGCAAGGAACATCAGAAACCATCACAGAAGCCTTCGCGACGACGACCTGAGAAGTAAACCAGACCAGGGGAAAGTAATGGAACAAGTTGGGAGGGAGAGGGCTTCGTCTGCATTTATTAGGGACGGGGCTTTTACAACCTTTGCTGACTGGCGTTTCATTCACAGGGCACGACTGAATCTTCTACCCCTAAATGGAGCCCGCCGGTTCAACACCAACGGAGACCAACGGTGTAGGAGATGTCGCCACCAGAACGAGACGCTACCCCACGTCATCAACCATTGCCTGAGGCTGTCAAATGCGATGATCCAGCGACACAACGCGTTGGTCGATCGTATCCTGAAGGCCTCAGAAGGAAGACACTGGAAGATCATATCCACTAACCGGCAAGTCCCAGGAACAAACAATGTACTAAGACCAGACATTGTTCTTGAAAAGAACGGAGAGGTGATGCTGATTGACGTCACTTGCCCCTTCGAAAACGGACCAGACGCCTTTGCAGAAGCTAGACTAGGCAAAGAAGAAAAGTATGCAGAACTAGCAGCGACAATGAGACGGACCTACAGGCAGGTCACTGTATATGCCTTCATTGTAGGATCACTCGGGTCATACGACCCTAAGAACGACAAACCAATGAACAGACTGGCCTCTAGAAGATATCAGAGGCTGTTCAGGAGGCTATGCGTGAGCGACACCATCCGGTGGTCACGGATGATGTACATAGAGCACATCACAGGCGCTCGACAATACTAG